The Arachis ipaensis cultivar K30076 chromosome B07, Araip1.1, whole genome shotgun sequence genome includes a window with the following:
- the LOC107608783 gene encoding uncharacterized protein LOC107608783, translated as MLDDNNVLVKAFRMVRESIGPDYTSTVKLRLFGKRGKDGRRYNLPSTNEVAALIVGDFDFTKTDRDIVVETHSGRLQRINQLNPAYLALQYPLLFPYGEDGFKEDIPLNKKSGKEDKGRQEVSMKDFFAFRIRERLADASPLLYSRRLFQQFLVDGFSMIESARLNYIRLDQEKFRCEMYKGLSEAVLSGETRPASRGKRIILPSSFTGGPRYMIQNYQDAMAICRVVGYPDLFLTFTCNPKWPELEDFLKNRELHAEDRPDMVCRAFKVKLDKLIQDIRKNQIFGRVSAVVYTIEFQKRGLPHAHILLFLHHDDKFPTGEDIDRIISAEIPDKVNDPLYYEAVEKHMMHGPCGSFRKDSPCMENGQCMRHFPKRFVASTTIDEDGYPVYRRRDDGKIITKSGVELDNRYVVPHNRKLLLKYGAHINVEWCNQSRSIKYLFKYVNKGHDRVTASFYKSATSDADNDQCDEVSMYYDCRYISPCEAAWRIFGYSIHYRNPSVVRLGFHLPGEQPVIFKDDENLDDVARKESVKESMFLGWFEANKKYPEARSLTYVEFPSKFVWKANTRKWFPRKSHVVIGRIFFVPPGSGEIYYLRLLLNFVRGPTSYEQIRTIDGVIYSTFRDACYAYGLLADDKEYIDAIEEASHWGSGEYLRRLYATLLFSNSMARPEHVWENTRRMLSDDILHRQRRLLNNQELQITDEELWDLTLIEIEKLLKSYNKSLRDFPSMPFPDIDTSLMQIMNGGNNKLISDEFRYDKRILTAEHEVYVQQLTNEQKRAYEEVMTAVNSGQGGVFFLYGYGGTGKTFLWKTLAAAIRSKGQIVLTVASSGIASLLLPGGRTAHSRFAIPLNLDEFSTCNIKQNTPLAELIIRAKLIVWDEAPMVNKLCIEALDRTMRDILRFNNIASLEQPFGGKTVVFGGDFRQILPVIPKGSRQEIVNATINSSYIWDSCKLLTLTRNMRLQADNSNCENNDLREFAYWILSIGDGKCGSSIDGIDKIKIPDDILIHDILIHDWDDPISSICKATYPELFSGSSCVSHVKDKAILALTLQLVDEINNYMMSLNPSEAQTYYSSDTVSESETNNDILASIHTPEFLNTIRCSGVPNHEITVKVGTPIMLLRNIDHSAGLCNGTRLVVSKLGKHIIEAKSLTGKGAGQKVFIPRMTLTPSDHRIPFKFQRRQFPIMVSYAMTINKNQGQSLSHVGLILKKPVFTHGQLYVAVSRVTNKRGLKIIICHEEKEKKETNNVVFKEVFRNVV; from the exons ATGTTGGACGATAACAACGTGTTGGTCAAGGCATTTCGAATGGTTCGGGAGTCTATAGGACCTGACTACACATCCACAGTGAAGTTGAGGTTGTTTGGCAAACGGGGTAAAGATGGTAGGCGATATAACCTACCATCCACTAATGAGGTTGCTGCGCTGATAGTAGGCGACTTTGATTTTACCAAAACTGATAGAGACATTGTGGTTGAAACACATAGTGGGAGGCTACAACGAATTAATCAGCTAAATCCAGCCTATTTGGCATTGCAGTACCCTTTATTGTTTCCATATGGAGAGGATGGATTCAAGGAAGACATTCCTCTAAATAAAAAAAGTGGTAAAGAAGATAAGGGTAGGCAAGAGGTCTCAATGAAGGATTTTTTTGCGTTCAGGATCCGAGAAAGGCTAGCCGATGCATCTCCATTGCTCTATTCAAGAAGGTTATTTCAGCAATTCTTGGTAGACGGATTCTCCATGATTGAGTCAGCCAGACTAAATTACATTCGGCTTGATCAAGAAAAGTTTAGGTGTGAAATGTACAAGGGCTTATCCGAAGCAGTGTTAAGTGGGGAAACTAGACCTGCGTCAAGAGGAAAACGTATCATCCTGCCTTCTTCATTCACGGGAGGGCCTAGGTACATGATACAGAACTACCAAGATGCAATGGCGATTTGCAGGGTGGTTGGCTATCCAGACCTTTTTCTTACATTCACATGTAATCCGAAATGGCCTGAATTAGAAGATTTTCTTAAGAATAGAGAACTACATGCAGAAGACCGACCAGACATGGTATGTAGAGCTTTCAAAGTTAAGTTGGACAAACTTATCCAAGACATCAGAAAGAACCAAATATTTGGGCGCGTTAGTGCAG TTGTGTATACAATCGAGTTTCAGAAGCGCGGTCTCCCTCATGCACATATTCTGTTGTTTCTACATCATGATGACAAGTTTCCAACGGGAGAAGACATAGACCGGATCATAAGTGCTGAGATACCCGACAAGGTCAACGATCCACTATATTACGAAGCAGTGGAAAAGCACATGATGCATGGTCCATGTGGTAGTTTTAGGAAAGATTCACCATGCATGGAAAATGGTCAATGCATGAGGCACTTTCCTAAGAGATTTGTTGCGAGTACTACTATTGATGAAGACGGTTATCCGGTTTATAGGCGCAGGGATGATGGCAAAATAATAACCAAATCAGGTGTGGAACTTGACAATCGATATGTCGTGCCTCACAATAGGAAGTTATTATTGAAATATGGTGCTCACATAAATGTTGAATGGTGTAACCAGTCAAGATCGATTAAGTATCTATTTAAATACGTCAATAAAGGCCACGACCGTGTAACAGCTTCATTTTACAAAAGTGCCACAAGTGATGCGGATAATGATCAGTGTGATGAAGTTAGTATGTATTATGATTGTAGGTACATATCCCCGTGTGAAGCTGCATGGAGAATTTTCGGGTATAGCATTCATTATAGGAACCCTTCTGTGGTAAGGCTAGGCTTTCACCTTCCTGGTGAACAACCAGTGATATTCAAAGACGATGAAAACCTGGATGACGTTGCTAGGAAAGAGTCTGTGAAAGAATCCATGTTCTTAGGATGGTTCGAGGCAAACAAAAAATACCCTGAAGCTCGATCTTTGACGTATGTGGAATTTCCTTCTAAGTTTGTATGGAAGGCTAATACTAGAAAATGGTTTCCAAGAAAATCTCATGTAGTTATTGGCCGTATTTTCTTTGTACCTCCAGGATCAGGAGAAATTTACTACCTAAGACTACTTCTAAATTTTGTTAGAGGACCTACCAGTTATGAACAAATTAGAACTATTGATGGTGTTATCTACTCGACATTTCGAGATGCATGCTATGCATATGGACTTTTGGCTGATGATAAAGAATACATTGATGCTATAGAGGAAGCAAGTCACTGGGGCTCAGGAGAATATTTAAGAAGGCTTTATGCAACACTCCTGTTTTCTAACTCGATGGCTAGGCCGGAGCATGTATGGGAAAACACACGGAGAATGCTATCTGATGACATTCTTCATCGGCAAAGAAGGTTACTTAACAATCAAG AATTACAAATTACAGATGAAGAATTATGGGATCTGACGTTGATAGAAATTGAAAAACTACTCAAGAGTTATAACAAGAGCTTAAGAGATTTTCCATCAATGCCATTCCCTGATATTGATACAAGTTTGATGCAAATTATGAATGGGGGAAACAATAAGTTGATTTCTGATGAGTTTCGGTACGATAAACGAATTTTGACTGCTGAACATGAAGTGTATGTACAACAACTTACAAACGAGCAAAAGAGAGCTTATGAAGAAGTGATGACAGCAGTGAATAGTGGGCAGGGTGGTGTTTTCTTTCTATATGGTTATGGTGGTACGGGAAAAACATTTCTTTGGAAGACACTTGCTGCAGCTATTAGGTCCAAGGGTCAAATCGTGTTGACAGTTGCTTCAAGTGGCATAGCATCCCTCTTATTACCCGGTGGTAGGACGGCACATTCTCGCTTTGCAATACCACTCAATTTGGATGAATTTTCAACATGCAACATAAAGCAAAATACTCCATTGGCTGAATTAATAATTAGAGCTAAGCTTATTGTGTGGGATGAAGCTCCTATGGTCAATAAACTTTGTATTGAAGCACTCGATAGGACCATGAGAGATATTTTGAGGTTCAACAATATTGCAAGCTTGGAACAACCATTTGGAGGAAAGACAGTGGTTTTTGGGGGTGATTTTCGACAAATACTACCAGTAATACCCAAAGGTAGTAGGCAAGAGATTGTCAATGCTACAATTAACTCATCATATATATGGGATAGTTGTAAGCTGTTGACTTTGACAAGAAACATGCGCTTACAAGCGGACAATAGCAATTGTGAAAACAATGACTTAAGAGAATTTGCTTATTGGATTTTAAGCATTGGAGATGGCAAATGTGGATCATCTATAGATGGTATTGATAAGATCAAGATCCCAGATGATATATTGATACATGATATATTGATACATGATTGGGATGATCCTATTAGTTCGATATGTAAAGCAACTTACCCTGAATTATTTTCCGGTTCAAGCTGTGTTTCACATGTAAAAGACAAAGCCATCCTCGCACTGACACTACAACTGGTAGATGAAATAAACAATTATATGATGAGTTTGAACCCATCCGAAGCTCAGACTTATTATAGTTCTGATACAGTTTCTGAATCTGAAACAAATAATGATATTTTGGCATCAATTCACACACCAGAGTTCCTAAACACTATTAGATGCTCAGGAGTACCAAACCATGAGATAACTGTTAAGGTAGGGACACCAATCATGTTACTAAGAAATATAGATCACTCAGCAGGTCTATGTAATGGCACACGATTGGTTGTGTCCAAACTTGGAAAGCACATAATAGAAGCAAAAAGTTTAACAGGGAAAGGAGCTGGCCAAAAAGTGTTTATTCCTAGAATGACCCTAACCCCTTCTGATCATAGGATACCATTTAAATTTCAAAGGCGACAATTTCCTATCATGGTTTCTTATGCAATGACAATTAACAAGAATCAAGGGCAGTCGTTGTCACATGTTGGTTTGATATTAAAAAAACCTGTATTCACACATGGACAACTATATGTTGCAGTTTCAAGAGTTACCAATAAAAGAGGACTCAAGATCATAATATGTcatgaagaaaaagagaagaaagaaacaaacAATGTGGTGTTCAAAGAAGTATTTAGAAACGTTGTATAA
- the LOC107609418 gene encoding mitoferrin isoform X1, translating into MATDATAKFQKNPDFRPDFHPPENLPAAVTTAAAAHDGLHFWQFMIAGSIAGCVEHMAMFPVDTVKTHMQALGSCPIKSVSVRQALRSILQSEGPSALYRGIAAMGLGAGPAHAVYFSVYETCKKRFSSGNPNNPIAHAASGVVATVASDAVFTPMDMVKQRLQLSNSGYKGVWDCVKRVMSEEGFGAFYASYRTTILMNAPYTAVHFATYEAAKRGLMEVSPESVDDERLVVHATAGAAAGALASAVTTPLDVVKTQLQCQGVCGCDRFTNGSIQDVIKTIVKKDGYRGLMRGWIPRMLFHAPAAAICWSTYEAGKSFFQDFNQPKDVDTVT; encoded by the exons ATGGCCACAGACGCAACCGCCAAATTTCAAAAGAACCCCGATTTCCGGCCGGACTTCCATCCGCCAGAGAATCTCCCCGCCGCCGTAACAACCGCTGCCGCAGCACACGACGGCCTCCACTTCTGGCAGTTCATGATCGCCGGCTCCATCGCCGGCTGCGTGGAGCACATGGCAATGTTCCCCGTTGACACCGTCAAGACCCACATGCAAGCCCTCGGCTCCTGCCCCATCAAGTCAGTCAGCGTTCGTCAGGCCCTCCGTTCAATTCTCCAATCGGAGGGTCCCTCCGCTCTCTACCGCGGCATCGCCGCCATGGGCCTTGGCGCAGGACCCGCTCACGCCGTCTATTTCTCCGTCTACGAGACCTGCAAGAAACGGTTTTCCAGTGGAAACCCTAATAACCCCATTGCTCACGCTGCTTCTGGTGTTGTCGCCACGGTGGCGAGCGACGCCGTTTTTACCCCTATGGATATGGTGAAGCAGAGGCTCCAATTGAGCAATAGTGGTTACAAGGGTGTTTGGGATTGTGTTAAGAGGGTGATGAGTGAGGAAGGGTTTGGGGCGTTTTATGCTTCATATAGGACCACGATTTTGATGAATGCACCGTACACGGCGGTGCATTTTGCAACATATGAGGCTGCGAAGCGAGGATTGATGGAGGTGTCGCCGGAGAGCGTGGATGATGAGAGGTTGGTGGTTCATGCCACAGCCGGGGCTGCTGCCGGTGCTTTGGCTTCTGCAGTCACAACGCCGCTGGATGTTGTTAAAACTCAATTGCAGTGTCAG GGTGTGTGTGGATGCGATAGGTTCACGAATGGTTCAATTCAAGATGTAATTAAAACTATAGTGAAAAAGGATGGATACAGAGGGTTGATGCGAGGATGGATTCCAAGGATGCTGTTTCATGCTCCTGCAGCTGCTATCTGCTGGTCTACATACGAAGCGGGAAAGTCCTTTTTTCAAGATTTCAATCAACCAAAGGATGTTGACACTGTCACTTAA
- the LOC107609418 gene encoding mitoferrin isoform X2, whose amino-acid sequence MATDATAKFQKNPDFRPDFHPPENLPAAVTTAAAAHDGLHFWQFMIAGSIAGCVEHMAMFPVDTVKTHMQALGSCPIKSVSVRQALRSILQSEGPSALYRGIAAMGLGAGPAHAVYFSVYETCKKRFSSGNPNNPIAHAASGVVATVASDAVFTPMDMVKQRLQLSNSGYKGVWDCVKRVMSEEGFGAFYASYRTTILMNAPYTAVHFATYEAAKRGLMEVSPESVDDERLVVHATAGAAAGALASAVTTPLDVVKTQLQCQCRVCVDAIGSRMVQFKM is encoded by the exons ATGGCCACAGACGCAACCGCCAAATTTCAAAAGAACCCCGATTTCCGGCCGGACTTCCATCCGCCAGAGAATCTCCCCGCCGCCGTAACAACCGCTGCCGCAGCACACGACGGCCTCCACTTCTGGCAGTTCATGATCGCCGGCTCCATCGCCGGCTGCGTGGAGCACATGGCAATGTTCCCCGTTGACACCGTCAAGACCCACATGCAAGCCCTCGGCTCCTGCCCCATCAAGTCAGTCAGCGTTCGTCAGGCCCTCCGTTCAATTCTCCAATCGGAGGGTCCCTCCGCTCTCTACCGCGGCATCGCCGCCATGGGCCTTGGCGCAGGACCCGCTCACGCCGTCTATTTCTCCGTCTACGAGACCTGCAAGAAACGGTTTTCCAGTGGAAACCCTAATAACCCCATTGCTCACGCTGCTTCTGGTGTTGTCGCCACGGTGGCGAGCGACGCCGTTTTTACCCCTATGGATATGGTGAAGCAGAGGCTCCAATTGAGCAATAGTGGTTACAAGGGTGTTTGGGATTGTGTTAAGAGGGTGATGAGTGAGGAAGGGTTTGGGGCGTTTTATGCTTCATATAGGACCACGATTTTGATGAATGCACCGTACACGGCGGTGCATTTTGCAACATATGAGGCTGCGAAGCGAGGATTGATGGAGGTGTCGCCGGAGAGCGTGGATGATGAGAGGTTGGTGGTTCATGCCACAGCCGGGGCTGCTGCCGGTGCTTTGGCTTCTGCAGTCACAACGCCGCTGGATGTTGTTAAAACTCAATTGCAGTGTCAG TGCAGGGTGTGTGTGGATGCGATAGGTTCACGAATGGTTCAATTCAAGATGTAA
- the LOC107609531 gene encoding shewanella-like protein phosphatase 1 isoform X3 — translation MASLCLMNSLPVPPSSSHSPKLTETSLPPSPLVLHSNNNHSVSARALKPIVVSGDPPTFVSAPGRRILAVGDLHGDLKQARSALEMAGVLSSDGQDLWTGGETVLIQVGDILDRGEEEIAILSLLRSLDKQAKAKGGAVFQVNGNHETMNVEGDFRYVDSGAFDECNDFLEYVNDSEDGWEETFTGWVDVFERWKEQRTMSNSYWGPWNLVKRQKGVIARSILFRPGGPLARELARHAVVLKVNDWVFCHGGLLPHHVAYGIEKMNKEVSEWMRGLRQNDSTPNIPFIATRGYDSVVWNRLYSRDAPDLVDYQDKQVCSVLEETLQAVGAKAMVVGHTPQSIGVNCKYNCSIWRVDVGMSSGVLNSRPEVLEIIDDKARVIRSKRDRYSEELQVVAYT, via the exons ATGGCATCACTGTGTCTCATGAACTCATTGCCAGTTCCACCATCTTCTTCTCACTCTCCAAAGCTCACTGAAActtctcttcctccttctccttTGGTTCTTCATAGTAACAATAATCATAGTGTATCAGCACGTGCCTTGAAGCCCATAGTTGTTAGTGGAGACCCTCCAACTTTTGTTTCTGCTCCTGGTCGCAGAATTCTCGCTG TTGGAGATCTACATGGAGATCTTAAGCAGGCTAGATCTGCACTTGAAATGGCTGGTGTATTGAGTTCTGATGGTCAAGACTTGTGGACTGGTGGAGAAACG GTGTTGATTCAAGTTGGAGATATACTAGATCGAGGTGAAGAAGAAATTGCTATCTTGTCCTTGCTGCGATCATTGGATAAACAGGCGAAGGCAAAAGGCGGAGCTGTGTTTCAG GTAAATGGAAACCATGAGACTATGAATGTGGAAGGTGATTTTAGATATGTTGATTCTGGGGCATTTGATGAGTGCAATGATTTCTTAGAATATGTCAATGATTCAGAGGATGGCTGGGAAGAAACTTTTACCGGTTGGGTTGATGTGTTCGAAAGGTGGAAAGAACAACGAACAATGTCCAATAGTTACTGGGGTCCTTGGAATTTAGTGAAG AGGCAAAAGGGAGTCATTGCTAGATCAATCCTCTTTAGGCCTGGCGGCCCCCTGGCACGTGAACTCGCAAGACATGCTGTTGTACTTAAGGTCAATGACTGGGTGTTCTGTCATGGTGGCCTTCTTCCTCACCATG TTGCATATGGCATAGAGAAGATGAACAAAGAAGTATCTGAGTGGATGAGAGGCTTGAGACAGAATGACAGTACTCCAAATATCCCTTTTATTGCCACCAGAGGCTATGACAGTGTTGTTTGGAATCGTCTATATTCAAGGGATGCACCAGATTTGGTGGACTATCAGGATAAACAG GTATGTTCTGTTCTCGAGGAGACTCTGCAAGCAGTTGGTGCCAAGGCAATGGTGGTAGGGCATACTCCTCAAAGTATAGGTGTGAATTG TAAATACAATTGCAGCATATGGCGTGTAGATGTTGGAATGTCCAGTGGAGTTCTTAATTCAAGACCAGAG GTTTTAGAGATTATAGATGATAAAGCGAGAGTCATAAGAAGCAAACGAGATAGATACAGTGAAGAACTTCAGGTTGTTGCATACACTTAA
- the LOC107609531 gene encoding shewanella-like protein phosphatase 1 isoform X2, which produces MASLCLMNSLPVPPSSSHSPKLTETSLPPSPLVLHSNNNHSVSARALKPIVVSGDPPTFVSAPGRRILAVGDLHGDLKQARSALEMAGVLSSDGQDLWTGGETVLIQVGDILDRGEEEIAILSLLRSLDKQAKAKGGAVFQVNGNHETMNVEGDFRYVDSGAFDECNDFLEYVNDSEDGWEETFTGWVDVFERWKEQRTMSNSYWGPWNLVKFSNYLGQRQKGVIARSILFRPGGPLARELARHAVVLKVNDWVFCHGGLLPHHVAYGIEKMNKEVSEWMRGLRQNDSTPNIPFIATRGYDSVVWNRLYSRDAPDLVDYQDKQVCSVLEETLQAVGAKAMVVGHTPQSIGVNCIWRVDVGMSSGVLNSRPEVLEIIDDKARVIRSKRDRYSEELQVVAYT; this is translated from the exons ATGGCATCACTGTGTCTCATGAACTCATTGCCAGTTCCACCATCTTCTTCTCACTCTCCAAAGCTCACTGAAActtctcttcctccttctccttTGGTTCTTCATAGTAACAATAATCATAGTGTATCAGCACGTGCCTTGAAGCCCATAGTTGTTAGTGGAGACCCTCCAACTTTTGTTTCTGCTCCTGGTCGCAGAATTCTCGCTG TTGGAGATCTACATGGAGATCTTAAGCAGGCTAGATCTGCACTTGAAATGGCTGGTGTATTGAGTTCTGATGGTCAAGACTTGTGGACTGGTGGAGAAACG GTGTTGATTCAAGTTGGAGATATACTAGATCGAGGTGAAGAAGAAATTGCTATCTTGTCCTTGCTGCGATCATTGGATAAACAGGCGAAGGCAAAAGGCGGAGCTGTGTTTCAG GTAAATGGAAACCATGAGACTATGAATGTGGAAGGTGATTTTAGATATGTTGATTCTGGGGCATTTGATGAGTGCAATGATTTCTTAGAATATGTCAATGATTCAGAGGATGGCTGGGAAGAAACTTTTACCGGTTGGGTTGATGTGTTCGAAAGGTGGAAAGAACAACGAACAATGTCCAATAGTTACTGGGGTCCTTGGAATTTAGTGAAG TTTTCCAATTATTTAGGACAGAGGCAAAAGGGAGTCATTGCTAGATCAATCCTCTTTAGGCCTGGCGGCCCCCTGGCACGTGAACTCGCAAGACATGCTGTTGTACTTAAGGTCAATGACTGGGTGTTCTGTCATGGTGGCCTTCTTCCTCACCATG TTGCATATGGCATAGAGAAGATGAACAAAGAAGTATCTGAGTGGATGAGAGGCTTGAGACAGAATGACAGTACTCCAAATATCCCTTTTATTGCCACCAGAGGCTATGACAGTGTTGTTTGGAATCGTCTATATTCAAGGGATGCACCAGATTTGGTGGACTATCAGGATAAACAG GTATGTTCTGTTCTCGAGGAGACTCTGCAAGCAGTTGGTGCCAAGGCAATGGTGGTAGGGCATACTCCTCAAAGTATAGGTGTGAATTG CATATGGCGTGTAGATGTTGGAATGTCCAGTGGAGTTCTTAATTCAAGACCAGAG GTTTTAGAGATTATAGATGATAAAGCGAGAGTCATAAGAAGCAAACGAGATAGATACAGTGAAGAACTTCAGGTTGTTGCATACACTTAA
- the LOC107609531 gene encoding shewanella-like protein phosphatase 1 isoform X1 yields the protein MASLCLMNSLPVPPSSSHSPKLTETSLPPSPLVLHSNNNHSVSARALKPIVVSGDPPTFVSAPGRRILAVGDLHGDLKQARSALEMAGVLSSDGQDLWTGGETVLIQVGDILDRGEEEIAILSLLRSLDKQAKAKGGAVFQVNGNHETMNVEGDFRYVDSGAFDECNDFLEYVNDSEDGWEETFTGWVDVFERWKEQRTMSNSYWGPWNLVKFSNYLGQRQKGVIARSILFRPGGPLARELARHAVVLKVNDWVFCHGGLLPHHVAYGIEKMNKEVSEWMRGLRQNDSTPNIPFIATRGYDSVVWNRLYSRDAPDLVDYQDKQVCSVLEETLQAVGAKAMVVGHTPQSIGVNCKYNCSIWRVDVGMSSGVLNSRPEVLEIIDDKARVIRSKRDRYSEELQVVAYT from the exons ATGGCATCACTGTGTCTCATGAACTCATTGCCAGTTCCACCATCTTCTTCTCACTCTCCAAAGCTCACTGAAActtctcttcctccttctccttTGGTTCTTCATAGTAACAATAATCATAGTGTATCAGCACGTGCCTTGAAGCCCATAGTTGTTAGTGGAGACCCTCCAACTTTTGTTTCTGCTCCTGGTCGCAGAATTCTCGCTG TTGGAGATCTACATGGAGATCTTAAGCAGGCTAGATCTGCACTTGAAATGGCTGGTGTATTGAGTTCTGATGGTCAAGACTTGTGGACTGGTGGAGAAACG GTGTTGATTCAAGTTGGAGATATACTAGATCGAGGTGAAGAAGAAATTGCTATCTTGTCCTTGCTGCGATCATTGGATAAACAGGCGAAGGCAAAAGGCGGAGCTGTGTTTCAG GTAAATGGAAACCATGAGACTATGAATGTGGAAGGTGATTTTAGATATGTTGATTCTGGGGCATTTGATGAGTGCAATGATTTCTTAGAATATGTCAATGATTCAGAGGATGGCTGGGAAGAAACTTTTACCGGTTGGGTTGATGTGTTCGAAAGGTGGAAAGAACAACGAACAATGTCCAATAGTTACTGGGGTCCTTGGAATTTAGTGAAG TTTTCCAATTATTTAGGACAGAGGCAAAAGGGAGTCATTGCTAGATCAATCCTCTTTAGGCCTGGCGGCCCCCTGGCACGTGAACTCGCAAGACATGCTGTTGTACTTAAGGTCAATGACTGGGTGTTCTGTCATGGTGGCCTTCTTCCTCACCATG TTGCATATGGCATAGAGAAGATGAACAAAGAAGTATCTGAGTGGATGAGAGGCTTGAGACAGAATGACAGTACTCCAAATATCCCTTTTATTGCCACCAGAGGCTATGACAGTGTTGTTTGGAATCGTCTATATTCAAGGGATGCACCAGATTTGGTGGACTATCAGGATAAACAG GTATGTTCTGTTCTCGAGGAGACTCTGCAAGCAGTTGGTGCCAAGGCAATGGTGGTAGGGCATACTCCTCAAAGTATAGGTGTGAATTG TAAATACAATTGCAGCATATGGCGTGTAGATGTTGGAATGTCCAGTGGAGTTCTTAATTCAAGACCAGAG GTTTTAGAGATTATAGATGATAAAGCGAGAGTCATAAGAAGCAAACGAGATAGATACAGTGAAGAACTTCAGGTTGTTGCATACACTTAA